The Saccharopolyspora gloriosae genome window below encodes:
- the ptsP gene encoding phosphoenolpyruvate--protein phosphotransferase, producing the protein MSLFTGVGVSSGRASGPVARVAEPLPEPAAAPAPADAAAEARRIRPAAEAVANRLFERAGAVGGEAKAVLETTAAMALDPALLSQAEQLVTNNALPAPRAVHEAANGFADALRNAGGYLAERVRDIHDVRDRVIAELLGATPPGVPDLDRPSVLIARDLAPADTADLDPRLVLALVTEEGGPTSHTAILARALGIPAVVAARGILAAAPVVGVLVDGDTGSVETSGEPVRTQAAERDVRIDWNGAGGTADGHAVSVLANVGSASDARLAVDAGAQGVGLFRTEFCYLGADEEPDVRTQRAAYTEVLAPFAGRPVVVRTLDAGADKPLSFLDMGAEPNPALGVRGLRVCFERPGVLDRQLEAIAGAEQDSGATVSVMAPMVATADEAAWFADRVRAAGLGRAGAMIEVPAAALTADELLDAVDFVSVGTNDLAQYVFAADRMSGALAGLNDPWQPALLRLVALIGQAGHRLGKPVGVCGEAASDPLLAGVLAGLGVSSLSMAAAAVPAVGSALASHTLVDYQKAAEEAKNAPNAARARESAFATLQ; encoded by the coding sequence ATGTCGCTGTTCACTGGTGTCGGAGTGAGTTCCGGCCGAGCATCCGGCCCGGTCGCCAGGGTCGCCGAACCCCTACCCGAACCGGCCGCGGCCCCCGCGCCCGCCGACGCCGCAGCGGAGGCGCGCCGCATCCGCCCGGCCGCCGAAGCCGTCGCGAACCGGCTGTTCGAGCGCGCGGGAGCCGTCGGCGGTGAGGCCAAGGCCGTCCTGGAGACCACGGCCGCCATGGCGCTGGATCCGGCGCTGCTGTCCCAAGCCGAGCAACTCGTCACGAACAACGCGCTGCCCGCTCCGCGCGCGGTCCACGAGGCCGCGAACGGCTTCGCCGACGCGCTGCGCAACGCGGGCGGCTACCTCGCCGAACGCGTCCGCGACATCCACGACGTGCGGGACCGGGTGATCGCCGAGCTGCTCGGCGCGACCCCGCCCGGCGTCCCCGACCTGGACCGGCCGAGCGTGCTGATCGCCCGCGACCTCGCGCCCGCCGACACCGCGGACCTCGACCCGCGGCTGGTGCTCGCGCTCGTCACCGAAGAAGGCGGGCCGACCAGCCACACCGCGATCCTGGCGCGCGCGCTCGGCATCCCCGCCGTCGTCGCCGCGCGCGGCATCCTCGCCGCCGCACCCGTCGTCGGCGTCCTCGTCGACGGCGACACCGGCAGCGTCGAGACCTCCGGCGAGCCCGTGCGCACCCAGGCCGCCGAACGCGACGTGCGGATCGACTGGAACGGCGCCGGCGGCACCGCCGACGGCCACGCCGTGTCCGTGCTCGCCAACGTCGGCTCCGCCTCGGACGCGCGGCTGGCCGTGGACGCCGGGGCGCAGGGCGTCGGCCTGTTCCGCACCGAGTTCTGCTACCTCGGCGCCGACGAGGAACCGGACGTGCGCACCCAGCGCGCCGCCTACACCGAGGTGCTCGCCCCGTTCGCCGGTCGCCCCGTCGTCGTGCGCACCCTCGACGCGGGTGCCGACAAACCGCTGTCGTTCCTGGACATGGGCGCCGAACCGAACCCGGCGCTCGGGGTGCGCGGGCTGCGGGTGTGCTTCGAACGCCCCGGCGTGCTCGACCGGCAGCTGGAGGCCATCGCCGGTGCCGAGCAGGACTCCGGCGCGACGGTGTCGGTGATGGCCCCGATGGTCGCCACCGCGGACGAGGCGGCGTGGTTCGCCGACCGGGTCCGCGCCGCCGGGCTCGGCCGGGCGGGCGCGATGATCGAGGTCCCGGCGGCGGCGCTGACCGCCGACGAGCTGCTCGACGCCGTCGACTTCGTCAGCGTCGGCACCAACGACCTCGCGCAGTACGTGTTCGCCGCCGACCGCATGTCGGGCGCGCTGGCCGGGCTCAACGACCCGTGGCAGCCCGCGCTGCTGCGGCTGGTGGCGCTGATCGGGCAGGCCGGGCACCGCCTCGGCAAGCCCGTCGGCGTCTGCGGCGAGGCGGCCTCGGACCCGCTGCTGGCGGGAGTGCTCGCCGGGCTGGGCGTCAGCAGCCTGTCGATGGCCGCCGCCGCCGTTCCCGCCGTCGGCTCGGCACTGGCGTCGCACACGCTCGTCGACTACCAGAAGGCGGCGGAAGAGGCCAAGAACGCCCCCAACGCGGCGCGAGCCCGGGAATCCGCCTTCGCCACCCTCCAGTGA
- a CDS encoding AfsR/SARP family transcriptional regulator, with product MSEGPARPIPLPRPHAGERLRLALLGGWSLHCDGVGVPVSSNGQRLLALLALRGRTQRDLVAGTLWPANDDQSALANLRTTLWRVRRRVPGAIVGNGAEVELGGQLSVDVHELTSTGERLLREDPVEPIADWAAIGHTLAKQDPLLPGWYEDWVLAERERLQQLQVHALEIAAERLVQSSQLATALEVAQAATVVEPFRETAHCAVVEVLLKQSNPAQALRHYRRYEQLLDRELGIEPSRRLRELVRPMLGDHVRA from the coding sequence ATGAGCGAGGGACCTGCGCGCCCGATCCCGCTCCCACGGCCGCACGCCGGGGAGCGGTTGCGGCTGGCACTGCTCGGCGGGTGGTCGCTGCACTGCGACGGCGTCGGGGTGCCCGTCTCCAGCAACGGGCAGCGGCTGCTGGCGCTGCTGGCGCTGCGCGGGCGCACGCAGCGGGACCTCGTCGCCGGAACGCTGTGGCCGGCCAACGACGACCAGAGCGCGCTGGCGAACCTGCGGACCACGCTGTGGCGGGTGCGCAGGCGGGTGCCGGGAGCCATCGTCGGCAACGGCGCGGAGGTCGAACTGGGCGGCCAGCTCTCGGTGGACGTGCACGAGCTGACGTCCACGGGGGAGCGGCTGCTGCGGGAGGACCCGGTGGAGCCGATCGCGGACTGGGCCGCGATCGGGCACACCTTGGCCAAGCAGGACCCGCTGCTGCCGGGTTGGTACGAGGACTGGGTGCTGGCCGAGCGGGAACGGCTCCAGCAGCTCCAGGTGCACGCGCTGGAGATCGCCGCGGAGCGGCTGGTGCAGTCCAGCCAGCTGGCGACGGCGCTGGAGGTCGCGCAGGCGGCGACCGTCGTCGAACCGTTCCGCGAGACCGCGCACTGCGCGGTGGTGGAGGTGCTGCTCAAGCAGTCGAACCCGGCGCAGGCGCTGCGCCACTACCGGCGCTACGAGCAGCTGCTGGACCGGGAGCTGGGCATCGAACCGTCCCGGCGCCTGCGGGAGCTGGTGCGGCCGATGCTCGGCGACCACGTCCGGGCCTGA
- a CDS encoding response regulator: MTEPHVSVMVVDDHPMWRDGVSRDLAERGFEIRATSGDAVSALRIARTVRPDVVLMDLNLGDTSGVDASRQITQEIPGTRVLVLSASGEHSDVLEAVKAGASGYLVKSASVDELVDAVRRTAAGDAVFTAGLAGLVLGEYRRMAISPGAESQAPQLTDRETEVLRQVAKGLTARQIANKLVISHRTVENHVQSTLRKLQLHNRVELARYAIEHGLDADGEAAQD, encoded by the coding sequence ATGACCGAGCCGCACGTGTCGGTGATGGTGGTCGACGACCACCCGATGTGGCGCGACGGGGTGTCGCGGGATCTCGCCGAACGCGGCTTCGAGATCCGCGCCACCAGCGGGGACGCGGTGTCCGCGCTGCGCATCGCGCGGACCGTGCGGCCCGACGTGGTGCTGATGGACCTCAACCTCGGCGACACCTCCGGGGTGGACGCCTCGCGGCAGATCACCCAGGAGATCCCCGGCACGCGGGTGCTGGTGCTGTCGGCCAGCGGCGAGCACAGCGACGTGCTGGAGGCGGTGAAGGCGGGCGCCTCCGGCTACCTGGTCAAGTCCGCATCGGTGGACGAGCTGGTGGACGCCGTGCGCCGCACCGCAGCCGGGGACGCCGTGTTCACCGCGGGCCTCGCCGGGCTGGTGCTGGGCGAGTACCGGCGGATGGCGATCTCACCGGGCGCGGAGTCGCAGGCGCCGCAGCTCACCGACCGGGAGACCGAGGTGCTGCGCCAGGTCGCGAAGGGCCTCACCGCACGGCAGATCGCGAACAAGCTGGTCATCTCGCACCGGACGGTGGAGAACCACGTGCAGTCCACGCTGCGCAAGCTGCAGCTGCACAACCGCGTCGAGCTGGCGCGCTACGCCATCGAGCACGGCCTGGACGCGGACGGCGAGGCCGCTCAGGACTGA
- the macS gene encoding MacS family sensor histidine kinase, with protein sequence MPKSTPPQRPRVADGRSPLWRAHNFFRSVGLVYAIVWFGMQLPHYARPALAALELVIMIGWTAFTVWRFRHREGRTNALVLADQVLISALFLGNELIMTEEQMNALIPSVTTMWQPSMVTLAAVQWGWLGGGVSGAVSALINFLIRDSVEPLMFQDAVLLIGCGLLFGLAADTARRSTERLSQALRAEAATAERERLARSIHDSVLQVLARVRNRGVEMGGEAAELARLAGEQEIALRSLVAAGPPDHDPGGEIDLVARLQVLRTGKVQVSVPATEVRLPEQVGSDVLSIVREAVENVDRHAGPDARAWVLLEELPNEIVISVRDDGPGIAEGRLDEAAAEGRMGVAQSIRGRVDHLGGTISLDTTPGEGTEWEIRLPHPNTPPGRAASGRTRTAAKRMFTRRTAPAAQGTADPQPDPSPGSEPTAPEDRRADPAPRGGGEG encoded by the coding sequence ATGCCGAAGTCCACGCCACCACAACGCCCTCGCGTCGCCGATGGACGCTCGCCGTTGTGGCGCGCGCACAACTTCTTCCGCTCCGTCGGGCTCGTTTACGCGATCGTGTGGTTCGGGATGCAGCTCCCGCACTACGCGCGACCGGCGCTGGCGGCCCTCGAACTCGTGATCATGATCGGCTGGACCGCGTTCACCGTGTGGCGGTTCCGGCACCGGGAGGGCCGGACGAACGCGCTGGTGCTCGCCGACCAGGTGCTGATCTCCGCGCTGTTCCTCGGCAACGAGCTGATCATGACCGAGGAGCAGATGAACGCGCTCATCCCCTCGGTGACGACCATGTGGCAGCCGTCGATGGTGACGCTGGCGGCGGTGCAGTGGGGCTGGCTCGGCGGTGGCGTGTCCGGTGCGGTCTCGGCGCTGATCAACTTCCTGATCCGGGACAGCGTCGAACCGCTGATGTTCCAGGACGCGGTGCTGCTCATCGGCTGCGGCCTGCTGTTCGGCCTGGCCGCCGACACCGCCCGCCGCTCCACCGAACGGCTCAGCCAGGCGTTGCGCGCCGAAGCGGCGACCGCCGAGCGGGAACGGCTCGCCCGCTCCATCCACGACAGCGTGCTGCAGGTGCTGGCCCGGGTGCGCAACCGCGGCGTCGAGATGGGCGGCGAGGCCGCCGAACTCGCCCGGCTCGCCGGGGAGCAGGAGATCGCGCTGCGGTCGCTGGTGGCGGCCGGGCCGCCGGACCACGATCCGGGCGGCGAGATCGACCTGGTCGCGCGCCTCCAGGTGCTGCGCACCGGCAAGGTCCAGGTGTCCGTCCCCGCCACCGAGGTCCGGTTGCCGGAGCAGGTCGGATCCGACGTGCTCTCGATCGTGCGGGAAGCGGTGGAGAACGTGGACCGGCACGCGGGACCGGATGCCCGCGCATGGGTCTTGCTCGAAGAGCTGCCGAACGAGATCGTGATCAGTGTCCGGGACGACGGACCGGGCATCGCCGAAGGCAGGCTGGACGAAGCGGCGGCGGAGGGGCGCATGGGCGTGGCCCAATCCATCCGCGGCCGGGTCGACCACCTCGGCGGCACCATCTCCCTGGACACCACGCCGGGAGAGGGCACCGAGTGGGAGATCCGGTTACCGCACCCGAACACGCCGCCCGGCCGGGCGGCGAGCGGGCGGACGAGAACGGCGGCGAAGCGGATGTTCACCCGGCGGACGGCACCGGCCGCCCAAGGCACCGCGGACCCGCAGCCCGACCCATCGCCGGGATCCGAACCGACGGCCCCGGAGGACCGGCGAGCCGACCCGGCACCGCGCGGAGGAGGAGAAGGATGA
- a CDS encoding GGDEF domain-containing protein gives MAPWPLWRLRAPALVYVLLIQAVAFGLVVLVLSLNSPPTLEEWFRFAMLGGTAAAVIVATSVSIHLRSGIRRDPWTVHIAYLAAGGLALPPKLLFLLLLGPALHGVLEARPDPHRWLFVTAATTLAVFAGRGIVGWHDPEWNPLLVLLGGVALLLVRALVVAVGLRLREPAAAREDVFGDMFGEPIDVLLGIVAASFGGVLGMAMLREPTVAVLGGPVLALLDLAGQLPHWRRSAQRDGKTGLANALHWDRVARVELRRARSRQRGAVVLLLDLDHFKRVNDEVGHLAGDAVLAAVGVMLRDSVRKEDLVGRFGGEEFVVLLPNAYLEVAHAVAERVRLSTAALSVPTHDTLGAPRELGGLTVSIGVATTTRFGYELPDLLVAADAALLTAKASGRNAVMFA, from the coding sequence ATGGCGCCGTGGCCCTTGTGGCGGCTCCGGGCACCAGCACTCGTCTACGTGCTGCTCATCCAAGCCGTGGCCTTCGGACTGGTCGTCCTGGTGCTGTCGCTGAATTCGCCGCCCACGCTCGAGGAGTGGTTCCGGTTCGCGATGCTCGGCGGCACCGCCGCCGCGGTCATCGTCGCCACCTCCGTGTCCATCCACCTGCGCAGCGGCATCCGGCGCGACCCGTGGACGGTGCACATCGCCTACCTGGCGGCGGGCGGCCTCGCCCTGCCGCCGAAACTGCTGTTCCTGCTGCTGCTGGGGCCCGCGCTGCACGGCGTGCTGGAGGCCCGGCCCGATCCGCACCGCTGGTTGTTCGTGACGGCGGCGACGACGCTGGCGGTGTTCGCCGGCCGCGGCATCGTCGGCTGGCACGACCCCGAGTGGAACCCGCTGCTGGTGCTGCTCGGCGGCGTCGCGCTGCTGCTGGTGCGGGCGCTGGTGGTGGCCGTCGGCCTGCGGTTGCGCGAGCCCGCCGCCGCGCGCGAGGACGTGTTCGGGGACATGTTCGGGGAACCGATCGACGTGCTGCTGGGCATCGTGGCCGCGAGCTTCGGCGGGGTGCTGGGCATGGCGATGCTGCGCGAGCCGACCGTCGCCGTGCTGGGCGGGCCGGTGCTGGCGCTGCTGGACCTGGCGGGTCAGCTGCCGCACTGGCGGCGGTCGGCGCAGCGCGACGGCAAGACGGGACTGGCGAACGCGCTGCACTGGGACCGGGTCGCCCGCGTGGAGCTGCGGCGGGCCCGCTCGCGCCAGCGCGGCGCGGTGGTGCTGCTGCTGGACCTCGACCACTTCAAGCGCGTCAACGACGAGGTGGGGCACCTGGCGGGCGACGCGGTGCTGGCCGCGGTCGGGGTGATGCTGCGCGACAGCGTGCGCAAGGAGGACCTGGTGGGCAGGTTCGGCGGCGAGGAGTTCGTCGTGCTGCTCCCGAACGCCTACCTGGAAGTGGCGCACGCCGTGGCGGAGCGGGTGCGGCTGTCGACCGCGGCGCTGTCCGTGCCCACCCACGACACCTTGGGCGCGCCGCGCGAACTCGGCGGCTTGACGGTGAGCATCGGCGTGGCCACCACGACGCGATTCGGCTACGAATTGCCCGACCTGCTGGTGGCGGCGGATGCCGCGCTGCTGACGGCGAAAGCCTCCGGGCGCAATGCGGTCATGTTCGCTTGA
- a CDS encoding AI-2E family transporter — MSNPKITAPDDAATHVPLVLRVTAAVCWRLLVVLGMLYVLSEAVGRLNVVVIPVAIALLLAALLAPAVSWLARLRVPRAISTAVVLVGGLALVGGVLTFVINAFVNGFPELQRQILRSLGQIRGWLLSGPLHLREEQIDQYLGQAAKWLEENQAALTSGALSTASTFGNFLTGLVLALFTLIFFLHDGRRVWLFMLGLVPSHVRDRVDTAGVRGFASLVGYVRATTLVAVADAVGIGIGLAIIGVPLALPLAALVFLGGFVPIVGAVASGSVAVLIALVTNGPVDALLVVLVVLLVQQIEGNVLQPLLLGRAVQVHALAVVLAISAGVVLAGIVGALLAVPMVAVLNSAIRSLAAGEGAQTPVDPNDPHEAEPPRDSGDDSGAEAPAKSGADSGEDSGRTDSGSGSTAVE, encoded by the coding sequence GTGAGCAACCCGAAGATCACCGCGCCGGACGACGCCGCCACCCACGTACCGCTGGTCCTGCGGGTCACCGCAGCCGTGTGCTGGCGCCTGCTGGTGGTGCTCGGCATGTTGTACGTGCTCAGCGAGGCCGTCGGCAGGCTCAACGTAGTGGTCATCCCGGTGGCCATCGCACTGCTGCTGGCGGCGCTGCTGGCGCCCGCCGTGTCCTGGCTGGCGCGGCTGCGGGTGCCGAGGGCGATCTCGACCGCCGTGGTGCTCGTCGGCGGGCTGGCGCTGGTCGGCGGCGTGCTCACCTTCGTGATCAACGCGTTCGTCAACGGCTTCCCCGAACTGCAGCGGCAGATCCTGCGCAGCCTCGGGCAGATCCGGGGCTGGCTGCTGTCGGGGCCGCTGCACCTGCGCGAGGAGCAGATCGACCAGTACCTCGGGCAGGCCGCGAAGTGGCTGGAGGAGAACCAGGCCGCGCTGACCAGCGGGGCGCTGTCCACGGCCTCCACCTTCGGCAACTTCCTCACCGGCCTCGTGCTGGCGCTGTTCACCTTGATCTTCTTCCTGCACGACGGCCGCCGGGTGTGGCTGTTCATGCTCGGGCTGGTGCCGTCCCACGTGCGGGACCGGGTCGACACCGCCGGTGTGCGCGGGTTCGCCTCGCTGGTCGGCTACGTGCGGGCGACCACGCTGGTGGCCGTCGCGGACGCGGTGGGCATCGGGATCGGCCTGGCGATCATCGGCGTTCCGCTGGCGCTGCCGCTGGCGGCGCTGGTGTTCCTCGGCGGGTTCGTACCGATCGTCGGTGCGGTCGCCTCCGGTTCGGTCGCGGTGCTGATCGCGCTGGTCACGAACGGGCCGGTGGACGCGCTGCTGGTCGTGCTCGTGGTGCTGCTGGTGCAGCAGATCGAGGGCAACGTGCTGCAGCCGCTGCTGCTGGGCCGCGCGGTGCAGGTGCACGCGCTGGCGGTTGTGCTGGCGATCAGCGCGGGCGTGGTGCTCGCGGGCATCGTCGGTGCGCTGCTGGCGGTGCCGATGGTCGCGGTGCTGAACTCGGCGATCCGCTCGCTGGCCGCGGGGGAGGGGGCGCAGACCCCGGTCGATCCGAACGATCCGCACGAGGCGGAGCCACCGCGGGACTCCGGCGACGACTCCGGAGCCGAGGCGCCGGCGAAGTCGGGGGCGGACTCCGGCGAGGACTCCGGCCGGACCGATTCGGGTTCCGGTTCGACCGCGGTCGAATAA